Proteins co-encoded in one Meiothermus sp. genomic window:
- a CDS encoding adenylosuccinate synthase yields the protein MPGIAIIGAQWGDEGKGKVTDALAEDADFVVRYQGGANAGHTVVAQGKTFKLNLLPTGVIHPQATNVLGDGMVIDAYRFAEEMQNIRAEGLNPRVLVSDKAHLVLPHHKAVEARNNFVGTTKRGIGPAYSDRARRVGIRAGDLLNEAVLKERVETLLTEKPNSTREAGWDTPAKALADLYRMREILAPHITDTGHLLREAIKQGKKVLFEGAQATLLDLNYGDYPYVTSSHPTVGGIIVGAGVNHKAINKVYGVAKAYATRVGNGPFPTELFGEEDEYLRQKGGEFGVTTGRARRTGWLDLVLLKYACEVNGFDGLVLTKLDVLSGFPVVKVGVEHRPDGSVKYVEIPGWGDLSGIRSREELPASLKQFIELVEDFTQTPVVMFSTSPRREDTFGAVSWV from the coding sequence GTGCCAGGAATCGCCATTATTGGAGCCCAGTGGGGTGACGAAGGAAAAGGCAAAGTAACCGATGCCCTCGCAGAAGACGCCGATTTTGTGGTGCGTTACCAGGGGGGGGCCAATGCGGGGCATACTGTGGTGGCCCAGGGCAAAACCTTCAAGCTGAACCTCCTGCCCACCGGGGTTATTCACCCCCAGGCCACCAACGTGCTGGGGGACGGGATGGTGATCGATGCCTACCGCTTTGCCGAGGAGATGCAGAACATCCGGGCCGAGGGCCTGAACCCCAGGGTGCTGGTCTCGGACAAGGCCCACCTGGTGCTACCTCATCACAAGGCGGTGGAAGCCCGCAACAACTTTGTGGGCACCACCAAACGCGGCATCGGGCCGGCCTACTCCGACCGGGCCCGGCGGGTGGGTATCCGCGCCGGGGATCTGCTCAACGAGGCGGTGCTCAAGGAGCGGGTCGAAACCCTGCTTACCGAGAAGCCCAACTCGACCCGTGAAGCGGGCTGGGATACCCCCGCAAAAGCCCTAGCCGACCTCTACCGGATGCGCGAGATCCTGGCCCCACACATCACCGACACCGGCCACCTGCTGCGGGAGGCCATCAAACAGGGCAAGAAAGTGCTGTTTGAGGGGGCCCAGGCCACCCTGCTCGACCTCAACTACGGCGACTACCCCTACGTGACCAGCTCGCACCCCACGGTGGGGGGAATTATTGTGGGCGCAGGCGTGAACCACAAGGCCATCAACAAGGTCTATGGGGTAGCCAAGGCCTACGCTACCCGGGTGGGCAACGGCCCTTTCCCCACCGAGCTTTTTGGCGAGGAGGACGAGTATTTACGGCAGAAAGGGGGCGAGTTTGGCGTGACCACCGGGCGGGCCCGGCGCACCGGCTGGCTCGACCTGGTGCTGCTCAAGTACGCTTGCGAGGTGAACGGCTTTGATGGCCTGGTGCTGACCAAGCTCGACGTGCTCTCGGGCTTTCCAGTGGTCAAGGTGGGTGTGGAGCACCGCCCGGATGGCAGCGTAAAGTATGTGGAAATTCCCGGCTGGGGCGACCTGAGCGGCATCCGCAGCCGGGAGGAGCTGCCGGCTAGCCTGAAGCAGTTTATTGAACTGGTCGAAGACTTTACCCAGACCCCGGTGGTGATGTTTTCTACCAGCCCCCGCCGGGAGGACACCTTTGGGGCGGTGAGCTGGGTTTAG
- a CDS encoding YbaK/EbsC family protein: MLGEKLEKPDAEYVRQVTGFAIGGVPPVGHAQALEALIDPDLLQYERIYAAAGTPFALFGLSPEELLALTGGRVVALKSD; this comes from the coding sequence ATTCTAGGGGAAAAGCTGGAAAAGCCCGACGCCGAGTATGTGCGACAGGTCACCGGCTTTGCCATCGGCGGGGTGCCGCCCGTTGGTCACGCCCAGGCCCTCGAGGCCCTCATCGACCCCGACCTGCTCCAGTACGAGCGCATTTACGCGGCTGCTGGAACCCCTTTTGCGCTGTTTGGCCTCTCGCCAGAAGAACTGCTGGCCCTCACCGGAGGCCGCGTGGTGGCCCTGAAGAGCGACTAA
- a CDS encoding IS5 family transposase, which produces MNRRAYPSDVRDEEWALVLPYLTLAPLEAPQRKYDLREVFNALRWMVRTGAQWDYLPHDFPPPHIVQAQAYRWMNRGVFEDLVHDLRMTLRMLQGKAAHPSAAIYDARTLQSTPQSGERAGYDGYKRRKGSKVHLAVDTLGHLLALVVTAASEQERAQVGALSQQVQEVTGEQVEVAFVDQGYTGEEAAQAAEAEGIALCVVKVEGAKRGFVLLPKRWVVERSFAWTSRFRRLARDYERLAETLRGWHWLAFSILMTAKTVELLRTAS; this is translated from the coding sequence ATGAACCGCCGTGCTTACCCATCGGACGTCCGTGATGAGGAATGGGCTCTGGTGCTGCCCTATTTGACCCTCGCCCCGCTGGAAGCACCCCAGCGCAAGTACGACCTGCGCGAAGTGTTCAACGCCCTGCGCTGGATGGTTCGAACCGGTGCTCAGTGGGACTACCTGCCCCACGACTTCCCACCCCCCCATATCGTTCAGGCGCAAGCCTACCGCTGGATGAACCGGGGGGTCTTCGAAGACCTGGTACACGACCTGCGCATGACCCTGCGAATGCTCCAGGGCAAAGCCGCCCATCCCAGCGCTGCCATCTACGATGCTCGCACCCTACAGTCCACCCCGCAAAGTGGGGAGCGGGCCGGATACGATGGGTACAAACGACGCAAGGGAAGCAAAGTTCACCTGGCGGTAGATACCCTGGGGCATCTGCTGGCCCTGGTAGTAACGGCGGCCAGTGAACAGGAACGGGCCCAGGTGGGAGCCCTCAGTCAACAGGTGCAGGAAGTGACGGGGGAGCAGGTGGAAGTGGCCTTTGTGGATCAGGGTTACACTGGGGAGGAAGCGGCACAAGCGGCAGAGGCGGAAGGCATCGCCCTGTGTGTGGTCAAGGTGGAAGGGGCCAAACGAGGATTCGTGCTGCTGCCGAAGCGTTGGGTGGTGGAACGTTCGTTTGCCTGGACATCCCGGTTTCGCAGGCTGGCGCGAGACTATGAGCGGCTGGCTGAGACCTTGCGAGGTTGGCACTGGTTGGCTTTTTCGATTCTGATGACAGCGAAAACTGTGGAGCTTTTACGAACAGCTAGTTAG
- a CDS encoding YbaK/EbsC family protein: MKLSPSALKVQEALNQRGFAHLQVQELSASTRTAQEAAAAVGCAVGQIVKSLVFRGARSGRPYLLLVSGANRVDVRRLEAPLEPAN, translated from the coding sequence ATGAAACTATCCCCCAGCGCCCTGAAAGTACAGGAAGCCCTGAACCAGCGGGGCTTTGCCCACCTGCAGGTGCAGGAGCTATCGGCCTCTACCCGCACCGCCCAGGAAGCCGCCGCGGCGGTGGGCTGTGCGGTAGGCCAGATCGTCAAGTCGCTGGTTTTTCGGGGGGCCAGGAGCGGCAGGCCCTACCTGCTCCTGGTTTCGGGGGCCAACCGGGTGGATGTGAGGCGGCTCGAGGCCCCTCTAGAGCCTGCTAACTAG
- a CDS encoding M20 family metallopeptidase encodes MKPIEYLQPQLPAILQDLEAIVTLEAPSHDLPGLAKVADWIAAQFGPLGSLEREETPNGPLLRVHIPGAGKKVLVLCHFDTVHPVGAFAVPWKIEGDRAYGPGVYDMKGNIVQLLWALRTNRALGLGLPTLELLFTPDEEVGSMASRAAIEAGALRNDLVLVLEAPMGNGDLKVARKGVGQYRLTAHGKPAHQGVEPEKGINAIVELAHQVLKVVALQDWEQGTTLGPNVIKGGTTSNVVAATAWVEIDLRVWTMAEAERVEKALKALEPVLPGATLSVEGGLNRPPMEPSPASLELFEMARRIGAELGLQLGPGRVGGGSDGNFTAALGVPTLDGLGLFGEAAHQLSENVYIPQIPARTALLCGILHELSR; translated from the coding sequence GTGAAACCAATCGAGTACCTGCAGCCCCAACTTCCGGCCATCCTGCAAGACCTCGAGGCCATCGTAACCCTCGAGGCCCCCTCCCACGATCTGCCCGGCCTGGCTAAAGTGGCCGACTGGATTGCGGCACAGTTTGGGCCTTTGGGAAGCCTCGAGCGCGAAGAAACCCCCAACGGCCCGTTGCTAAGGGTGCACATCCCGGGCGCGGGCAAAAAGGTGCTGGTGCTGTGCCACTTCGACACCGTGCACCCGGTGGGGGCTTTTGCCGTGCCCTGGAAGATTGAGGGCGACCGGGCCTACGGCCCCGGCGTCTACGATATGAAGGGCAACATCGTACAGCTCCTGTGGGCCTTGCGCACCAACCGGGCCCTGGGGCTGGGCCTGCCCACCCTCGAGCTGCTCTTCACCCCCGACGAAGAAGTAGGTTCCATGGCCTCCCGCGCGGCCATCGAGGCCGGTGCGCTGCGCAACGATCTGGTGCTGGTGCTGGAAGCCCCCATGGGCAACGGCGACCTCAAGGTAGCCCGCAAAGGGGTGGGCCAGTACCGCCTCACCGCCCACGGCAAACCCGCCCACCAGGGCGTCGAGCCCGAGAAAGGGATCAACGCCATCGTCGAGCTGGCCCACCAGGTACTCAAAGTTGTGGCCCTGCAAGACTGGGAGCAGGGCACCACCCTGGGGCCCAATGTGATCAAGGGGGGCACCACCAGCAACGTGGTGGCGGCCACCGCCTGGGTGGAGATCGACCTGCGGGTCTGGACGATGGCCGAGGCGGAGCGCGTCGAAAAGGCGCTCAAGGCCCTGGAGCCGGTGCTACCGGGTGCTACCCTCTCGGTGGAGGGCGGCCTGAACCGCCCCCCCATGGAGCCCAGCCCGGCCTCGCTCGAGCTCTTCGAGATGGCCCGGCGCATCGGGGCTGAACTGGGCTTGCAGCTCGGCCCTGGGCGGGTCGGGGGCGGCTCCGACGGCAACTTTACCGCCGCCCTGGGCGTGCCCACCCTGGACGGGCTGGGCCTGTTCGGCGAAGCCGCTCACCAGCTCAGTGAGAATGTCTATATTCCCCAAATACCAGCCCGTACCGCCCTGCTTTGCGGCATTCTGCACGAGCTTTCCCGATGA
- a CDS encoding arginine--tRNA ligase has product MLASRPEIKSQLKAAIAQALEALGLQEWPEIVVQETPPDKEGDYGTPVAMSLARTLRKAPPQIAADLLQNIQLPAWVRRPFVVGGYLNFELEPAFLVQAATLPIAPFPRAAGKVLLEHTSVNPNKELHVGHLRNICLGDSLARILRFVGRDVEVMNYIDDTGRQAAESLYALQYFGLTEAPAQTKYDHWVGEAYVRLHQAMEDPEQKARIEQGVQSTLHRLEAGELRDAVDKILRAQLQTMYRLGAEYNALVWESDIVREGLLGKAMKILEGSPYVARPTEGKYAGALVMDTSAFIPGLEDPYLVLIRSNGTSTYTAKDIALQFWKMGLLEGLRFVTYDTQPSGAPLYSTHPEGVPLPFGGASETINVVDARQSHALRVVQASLEVEGRPDLAEKCFHLAYETVLLEGRQMSGRKGIVVSVDEVMDEAVRRVRAVIAEKNPDHPSPEEAAEQIGVGAVRFAMLKTEAKKQIDFRYDQALSFEGDTGPYIQYAYARAGSILRKAEEQGVIQEAPDFTQATPYEVALAKTLLRFPEAVQDAARNKAPHIVAQYLLELAAAWSSFYNAKTPDGRPATPVLTAPPGLRGVRLELVKALRQTLKQGLGLLGLEAPEIM; this is encoded by the coding sequence GTGTTAGCATCTCGCCCCGAGATCAAGTCCCAGCTCAAAGCCGCCATCGCCCAGGCCCTGGAGGCCCTGGGCCTGCAGGAGTGGCCCGAAATTGTCGTGCAGGAAACCCCGCCGGACAAGGAAGGCGACTACGGCACGCCAGTCGCCATGAGCCTGGCCCGCACCCTGCGGAAAGCCCCGCCCCAGATCGCCGCCGACCTGCTCCAGAACATCCAGCTCCCCGCCTGGGTTCGGCGCCCCTTTGTGGTGGGGGGCTACTTAAATTTCGAACTCGAGCCGGCCTTTCTGGTGCAGGCGGCCACCCTGCCCATTGCGCCGTTTCCCAGGGCCGCGGGTAAGGTGCTGCTCGAGCACACCTCGGTCAACCCCAACAAAGAGCTGCACGTTGGACACCTGCGCAACATCTGCCTGGGGGATTCGCTGGCCCGCATACTGCGCTTTGTGGGCCGCGATGTAGAGGTAATGAACTACATCGACGACACCGGGCGGCAGGCCGCCGAGAGCCTGTATGCTTTGCAGTATTTTGGCCTTACGGAAGCCCCCGCCCAGACCAAATACGACCACTGGGTGGGGGAGGCCTATGTGCGGCTGCACCAGGCCATGGAAGACCCTGAGCAAAAAGCCCGCATCGAACAGGGCGTGCAATCCACCCTCCACCGCCTGGAGGCGGGCGAGCTGCGCGATGCGGTAGACAAAATTCTGCGGGCCCAACTGCAAACCATGTACCGCCTGGGCGCCGAGTACAACGCCCTGGTCTGGGAGTCCGACATCGTGCGGGAAGGGCTGCTGGGCAAGGCCATGAAAATCCTGGAAGGCTCGCCCTACGTTGCCCGTCCTACCGAGGGCAAGTATGCGGGGGCCCTGGTCATGGATACCAGCGCTTTCATTCCCGGCCTGGAAGACCCCTACCTGGTGCTGATCCGCTCCAACGGCACCTCCACCTATACCGCCAAGGACATCGCCCTGCAGTTCTGGAAGATGGGCCTGCTCGAGGGCCTGCGCTTCGTGACCTACGATACCCAGCCCAGCGGGGCGCCCCTGTACAGCACCCACCCCGAAGGCGTACCCCTGCCGTTTGGTGGGGCCAGCGAGACCATCAACGTGGTGGATGCCCGCCAGAGCCACGCCCTGCGGGTGGTGCAGGCCTCGCTCGAGGTGGAGGGGCGGCCCGACCTGGCCGAGAAGTGCTTCCATCTGGCCTACGAGACGGTGCTGCTCGAGGGCCGGCAGATGTCCGGACGCAAGGGCATCGTGGTCTCGGTGGACGAGGTGATGGACGAAGCGGTCAGGCGGGTGCGGGCGGTCATCGCCGAGAAAAACCCCGATCACCCCAGCCCCGAGGAAGCCGCCGAGCAGATTGGGGTGGGGGCGGTGCGCTTCGCCATGCTTAAAACCGAGGCCAAAAAGCAGATCGACTTCCGCTACGACCAGGCCCTGAGCTTCGAAGGGGATACCGGCCCTTATATCCAGTACGCCTACGCCCGCGCAGGCTCGATCTTGCGCAAAGCCGAGGAGCAAGGGGTTATCCAGGAAGCCCCCGACTTCACCCAGGCCACGCCTTACGAGGTGGCCCTGGCCAAGACCCTGCTGCGCTTCCCCGAGGCCGTGCAGGATGCCGCCCGCAACAAAGCCCCGCACATCGTGGCCCAGTACCTGCTCGAGCTGGCCGCGGCCTGGAGCAGCTTCTACAACGCCAAAACCCCCGATGGCCGGCCGGCCACCCCGGTGCTTACCGCGCCCCCGGGGCTGCGCGGGGTGCGGCTGGAACTGGTCAAAGCCCTGCGCCAGACCCTCAAGCAGGGCCTGGGCCTGCTGGGCCTGGAAGCCCCCGAGATTATGTAA
- a CDS encoding transcriptional regulator, producing MNKPGGSIQLKLWGPARLEYQGRELKLQRKGLAILYYLALEGATRREVLADLLWGHSAASQNLRVELHRLSQALAPLGYTLFKAGEDPLQLPPFVTLDRTPAPGAPMEGLEDISVEFRAWLEGQRSQLMASSSGMVGRERLVQEVASQIILPSVLILTGRPGSGRTAFAQALAKALGMPFLEGPRGGGKALHYLRPPYTDVSIERILTDRDGLWVVERSSYGEDPKLILELRSHYPAERTRYIALPPLSWAEARASMLSNLPFAQAARLFLASGGSPGHLRELLAVPHNGTEMPLPQRVRAQVQLEARMLSLEARLALERLSVHPGPYSQGLLDALEATPYLDELERRGWLVYAGQWQFSDDASRRVLYLGLQPGRRQQYHRQAALQCAMEEQRMAEAYHRLMAGDTADWGTFVNTLPGWTRYGLKAWLGMNEALPMKPSISEVAKGSELALLEEARFGQGFEVDGRHVRWARTPSLSTTSGIIWAAHDEASLLHLKGNAYVENPLGVGISGRAAPLMLEIQEPREARVIFLSGIQAGALADNALLLPLQEELDVWFRIPAGASVRLTSSAESGLIDLEVTSYRIAPAALTQSAAKVEAYEFFRNAVEAARKS from the coding sequence ATGAATAAACCTGGAGGATCCATCCAACTTAAGCTATGGGGCCCGGCCCGGCTGGAGTACCAAGGCCGCGAATTAAAGCTCCAACGCAAGGGTCTGGCCATTTTGTATTACCTCGCCCTGGAAGGGGCTACCCGACGCGAAGTACTGGCGGATCTGCTCTGGGGCCACTCGGCGGCCTCGCAGAACCTGCGGGTTGAGCTGCACCGCCTGAGTCAGGCCCTGGCCCCCTTGGGCTACACTTTGTTTAAAGCCGGTGAAGACCCCTTGCAACTCCCGCCTTTCGTGACCCTGGATCGCACCCCGGCGCCGGGGGCGCCCATGGAAGGGCTGGAGGATATCTCGGTGGAGTTCAGGGCCTGGCTCGAGGGCCAGCGTTCACAGCTTATGGCTAGTAGCTCCGGCATGGTGGGGCGCGAGCGTTTGGTGCAGGAGGTGGCCTCGCAGATCATTTTGCCCTCGGTGCTGATTCTGACCGGACGGCCTGGTTCTGGACGCACGGCCTTTGCTCAGGCCCTGGCCAAAGCTCTGGGGATGCCCTTTCTGGAAGGCCCTCGAGGGGGAGGTAAGGCCCTGCACTACCTGCGCCCCCCCTATACAGATGTCTCGATAGAGCGCATCCTTACCGACCGGGACGGGCTGTGGGTGGTGGAACGCTCCTCTTACGGTGAAGACCCCAAGCTCATCCTGGAACTCAGGAGCCACTACCCCGCCGAGCGCACCCGCTATATCGCCTTACCCCCCCTATCCTGGGCAGAGGCCCGGGCTTCCATGCTCTCAAATCTTCCTTTTGCGCAGGCGGCGCGGCTGTTTTTGGCCTCAGGGGGCTCGCCCGGTCACCTGCGGGAGCTGCTGGCTGTGCCTCACAACGGCACCGAGATGCCCCTGCCCCAACGGGTGCGGGCCCAGGTGCAGCTCGAGGCCCGGATGCTATCGCTGGAGGCCCGGCTGGCCCTGGAGCGCCTATCGGTACATCCCGGCCCCTACAGCCAGGGCCTGCTGGATGCCCTCGAGGCCACGCCCTACCTGGATGAACTCGAGCGCCGGGGTTGGTTGGTTTATGCGGGACAGTGGCAGTTCTCCGACGATGCCAGCCGTCGGGTGCTGTACCTGGGGTTGCAGCCAGGCCGACGCCAGCAGTATCACCGTCAGGCTGCCCTGCAGTGTGCAATGGAGGAGCAGCGCATGGCCGAGGCTTACCACCGCCTGATGGCCGGGGACACCGCCGACTGGGGTACCTTTGTCAATACGCTACCCGGCTGGACGCGCTACGGCCTCAAGGCCTGGTTGGGCATGAATGAAGCCCTGCCAATGAAGCCCAGTATCAGTGAAGTGGCTAAAGGCAGCGAGCTGGCGTTACTGGAGGAGGCCCGCTTTGGTCAGGGCTTTGAGGTAGACGGACGCCATGTGCGCTGGGCACGTACCCCCTCCCTCAGCACAACCTCGGGTATTATCTGGGCTGCACACGACGAAGCTTCGTTGCTGCACCTCAAGGGTAACGCCTACGTAGAAAACCCGCTGGGGGTTGGTATTTCGGGTCGCGCCGCACCCCTCATGCTCGAGATTCAGGAGCCCCGCGAAGCCCGCGTCATTTTCCTTTCCGGCATCCAGGCTGGGGCCTTGGCCGATAATGCGCTGTTGCTGCCACTGCAAGAAGAACTTGATGTCTGGTTCCGGATACCTGCCGGGGCCAGCGTTCGTCTGACCAGCAGTGCCGAGAGCGGCCTGATCGATCTGGAAGTTACCTCCTACCGTATTGCTCCAGCAGCCCTGACCCAATCGGCCGCCAAAGTGGAGGCATACGAATTTTTTCGTAACGCGGTAGAAGCCGCGAGGAAAAGCTAA
- a CDS encoding glutaredoxin family protein: MITMYTTSWCPDCRAAKQALATLGLPFQEVNIEQDPSAAELVMKVNNGKRSVPTLVYGEHAASMSRFSISKLRAWIEQVGLQSGQQ, encoded by the coding sequence ATGATTACGATGTACACAACCTCCTGGTGCCCCGACTGCCGCGCCGCCAAACAAGCCCTTGCAACCCTCGGTCTGCCCTTCCAGGAAGTCAATATCGAGCAAGACCCCAGCGCAGCCGAGCTGGTGATGAAGGTCAACAACGGTAAGCGCAGTGTGCCCACCCTGGTGTATGGCGAGCACGCCGCTTCGATGAGCCGCTTCTCCATCAGCAAGCTCAGGGCCTGGATCGAGCAGGTTGGCCTTCAATCAGGTCAGCAATAA
- a CDS encoding DNA-formamidopyrimidine glycosylase, which translates to MPELPEVETTRRILEPYLLGQRIQQLQHQDPARYRNTERAEGRRVLGTSRRGKYLILHLDKNLELIVHLGMTGGFRFEPHRHTRVTLHLPHQTLYYTDPRRFGKWWVVEAGDYREIDLLRRMGPEPLSDDFTLAHFQQALRTARKIKEVLLSQEAVAGVGNIYADESLWLSRIHPERPAASLSSPEVRRLYKAIREVMERAVEAGGSTLSDASYRQPDGEPGYFQFQHNAYDRTGQPCKRKGCTGRIAKIVVGGRGTHFCPQCQQNSR; encoded by the coding sequence ATGCCCGAACTACCCGAAGTGGAGACCACCCGGCGTATCCTCGAGCCCTACCTGCTGGGCCAGCGCATCCAACAACTCCAGCACCAAGACCCCGCCCGCTACCGCAACACCGAGCGGGCCGAAGGGCGCAGGGTGCTGGGTACTTCGCGCCGGGGCAAGTACCTGATCCTGCACCTGGACAAGAACCTGGAACTCATCGTGCACCTGGGTATGACCGGGGGCTTCCGCTTCGAGCCGCACCGGCACACCCGGGTAACCCTGCACCTGCCCCACCAAACCCTCTACTACACCGACCCCCGGCGCTTTGGGAAGTGGTGGGTGGTGGAGGCGGGTGACTACCGCGAGATTGACCTGCTGCGCCGCATGGGGCCCGAACCGCTCTCGGACGATTTCACCCTCGCGCACTTCCAGCAGGCACTCCGCACTGCTCGGAAAATCAAGGAGGTACTGCTCTCGCAAGAGGCGGTGGCGGGGGTGGGCAATATCTACGCCGACGAGTCGCTGTGGCTGAGCAGAATCCACCCCGAGCGGCCTGCTGCCTCGCTTTCAAGTCCCGAAGTCCGGCGGCTGTACAAGGCCATCCGGGAGGTGATGGAGCGGGCGGTGGAGGCTGGGGGCTCCACGCTCTCGGATGCGAGTTACCGGCAGCCCGATGGCGAACCCGGCTACTTCCAGTTCCAGCACAACGCCTACGACCGCACCGGCCAGCCCTGCAAGCGCAAGGGCTGCACGGGCCGGATTGCCAAAATTGTGGTGGGCGGGCGTGGAACCCACTTTTGCCCGCAGTGCCAGCAAAATAGCCGCTAG
- a CDS encoding D-alanine--D-alanine ligase family protein, with protein sequence MKVLLLAGGPPGEHEVSLSSARGVLAAMPHPTELAVMAKDGGWLLGEDAHEALRAGVAEHGTHPFPPPVPWQHYDVVFPLLHGPLGEDGVIQGFLQLLRRPYVGAGVASSALCMDKDLCKRVLRQAGIPVVPWVTLYKGEPTPQPPFPPPYFVKPANTGSSVGISKVKADQDATRALAEAFAWDDKVLVEQGIEGVRELEVALLGNIHAEASVVGEITYQAEFYDYETKYTEGKAQLHLPAPIPPELSDEIRATAIAAYRILGVRGMARVDFFLSPQGELYLNEFNTIPGFTPTSMYPKLWQATGLAYPDLLDRLVRLALEP encoded by the coding sequence TTGAAGGTTCTACTGCTGGCCGGCGGCCCCCCCGGCGAACACGAGGTCTCGCTCTCCTCGGCGCGGGGGGTGCTGGCGGCCATGCCCCACCCCACCGAGCTGGCCGTGATGGCCAAAGATGGCGGGTGGCTGCTGGGCGAGGACGCGCACGAAGCCTTGCGGGCCGGCGTGGCCGAACACGGCACCCATCCCTTCCCGCCTCCCGTTCCCTGGCAACACTACGATGTGGTCTTTCCGCTGCTGCACGGCCCCCTGGGCGAGGATGGGGTGATCCAGGGGTTTTTACAGCTCCTGCGGCGGCCCTATGTGGGGGCGGGCGTGGCCAGCTCGGCGCTGTGCATGGACAAGGATCTCTGCAAGCGGGTGCTGCGCCAGGCCGGTATCCCGGTGGTGCCCTGGGTGACCCTGTACAAAGGCGAACCAACCCCCCAGCCGCCCTTCCCCCCGCCCTACTTCGTGAAGCCGGCCAACACCGGCTCCTCGGTGGGCATCTCCAAGGTCAAGGCCGACCAGGACGCAACTCGAGCCCTGGCCGAGGCTTTCGCCTGGGACGATAAGGTGCTGGTGGAGCAGGGCATTGAAGGGGTGCGGGAGCTCGAGGTGGCCCTTTTGGGCAACATTCACGCTGAGGCCAGCGTGGTGGGCGAGATTACCTACCAGGCCGAGTTCTACGACTACGAGACCAAATACACCGAGGGCAAAGCCCAGCTTCACCTGCCCGCCCCCATCCCCCCCGAACTCTCGGACGAGATTCGCGCCACTGCCATTGCGGCTTACCGCATTTTGGGCGTGCGCGGGATGGCGCGGGTAGACTTTTTCCTGTCGCCCCAGGGGGAGCTTTATCTCAACGAGTTCAACACCATCCCTGGTTTTACCCCCACCAGCATGTACCCCAAGCTCTGGCAGGCCACCGGCCTGGCCTACCCCGACCTGCTCGACCGGCTGGTGCGGCTGGCCCTCGAGCCGTGA